A genomic window from Algoriphagus sp. Y33 includes:
- a CDS encoding tRNA/rRNA cytosine-C5-methylase, producing MPETNLPIDFESQMLELLGKAEFEQFRKAINNPSRTSIRVNPSKNFSLSWANTQIFWSRNGFFLNDRPSFTLDPAIHAGAYYVQEASSMFIEHILYSLDVPKGIYLDIAAAPGGKTTLLSSYLGNEGTLIANEVIQSRAQILKENVIKWGLGNTVVTNNDPEHFEALEGFFDLVLVDAPCSGEGMFRKDPQARDEWSIDNVQLCSARQKRIMDQAGALVKADGYLVYSTCTFNERENEDLIRFLTEEFSYEPVRIPFDASWNIRETSVDSDGKTFYGYRFFPHLVEGEGFFITVLKRSAEAYIQEPKRMKDFKHPYLKEVWNKESFDLDEELGFDGSGKYYTLNDSFFRISKDWNLHFQKASQHLSLKYFGVELGKKQKNDWIPTHEWAVSVLPKNNFPTHELSEAEAVEFLRKNDFEVGDLPSGWVLITCKKLPLGWIKNLGNRVNNYYPKEWRIRM from the coding sequence TAAATCCTTCCAAAAATTTTTCGCTTTCTTGGGCAAACACGCAAATTTTCTGGTCTAGGAATGGCTTTTTTCTTAATGATCGACCCTCATTTACACTTGATCCTGCCATTCATGCCGGTGCATATTATGTGCAGGAAGCATCATCAATGTTTATCGAACATATTCTTTATTCCTTGGACGTTCCAAAAGGGATTTACCTCGACATAGCGGCAGCTCCCGGAGGGAAGACAACTCTACTTTCTTCGTATTTGGGTAATGAAGGAACGCTGATTGCCAATGAGGTCATCCAGTCCAGGGCGCAGATCTTGAAGGAAAACGTCATTAAATGGGGATTGGGAAATACCGTGGTGACCAATAATGATCCAGAACATTTCGAGGCTTTGGAAGGTTTTTTCGATTTGGTTTTGGTGGATGCCCCCTGCTCGGGAGAGGGAATGTTTCGCAAGGACCCGCAAGCTCGGGACGAGTGGTCGATAGACAATGTGCAGCTGTGTTCCGCCCGCCAAAAGCGGATTATGGATCAGGCAGGAGCTTTGGTGAAAGCGGACGGGTATTTGGTGTACAGCACCTGTACATTCAATGAGCGGGAAAATGAGGATTTGATCCGGTTTTTGACGGAAGAGTTTTCCTATGAACCTGTCAGGATTCCGTTTGATGCCAGTTGGAATATAAGGGAGACGTCAGTAGACTCTGATGGTAAAACATTTTATGGGTACCGTTTTTTCCCTCATCTGGTAGAGGGAGAAGGGTTTTTTATCACGGTTTTAAAGCGGTCAGCAGAAGCATATATCCAAGAACCGAAGCGGATGAAGGATTTTAAACATCCTTATTTGAAGGAGGTCTGGAACAAAGAATCCTTCGATCTGGATGAAGAATTGGGATTTGATGGTAGCGGGAAATATTACACACTGAATGATTCTTTTTTCAGAATTTCAAAAGACTGGAATCTGCATTTTCAGAAGGCTTCGCAGCATTTGAGTTTGAAATATTTTGGCGTGGAGCTGGGCAAAAAGCAGAAGAATGACTGGATTCCAACCCATGAATGGGCTGTCTCAGTTTTGCCCAAAAACAATTTTCCCACACATGAGCTTTCGGAAGCTGAAGCTGTTGAATTTCTTAGAAAAAATGACTTTGAAGTTGGTGATCTACCGAGTGGCTGGGTGTTGATAACCTGTAAAAAGCTACCGCTTGGTTGGATCAAAAACCTCGGAAACCGTGTGAATAACTATTACCCAAAGGAGTGGAGAATTAGGATGTGA